In the genome of Candidatus Zixiibacteriota bacterium, the window ACTCTTCTGCAGTCAGATGGCAAACTTCGTCGTCAATGAAGCGGTGCAGATTCACGGCGGTTACGGCTACATGAAAGAATATCCGGTGGAGCGATATTTCCGCGACGCCCGCGTCTGCGAATTATACGAAGGCACCACCGAAGCCCAGAAAATGACCATCGCTCGGGACCTCTTGAAGGAGTGATATGCTCTTAGAAAAGAAGCACCATGAATTTCGCGAAAAAATGCGGGCATTCGCCCTGGAAAAGATCGCCCCTTACGCGGCCGAACTCGATGATAAACAGGAATTCATCAGCCGTCATATAAAACCGATGGCTGAAATCGGGCTCTTCGGCATGGTCGTGCCGGAAGAATACGGCGGCAAACCGGTCGATACCATCTGTTACTCTATCGCCGTGGAAGAACTGTCCCGCGTCTGCGGCTCCACCGGTATCACTATCGCGGCGCATAATTCGCTCGGGATGTACCCCATCTATCGCTTTGGAACCGATGAGCAGCGCAAAAAATATCTTCCCCGTGGAGCCGCCGGTGAGATTATCGCCTTCGGTCTGACAGAGCCTGAGGCCGGCTCCGATGCCGGCGCCACCAAGACCACCGCCGTCCTCAAAGGCGACCATTGGATTATGAATGGCACCAAGTGCTTCATTACTTCCGCCTCGCATGCATTTGCCTCCATAGCCACCGCTCGCACCTCCGATGAACCGGGGGTCAAAGCAATTTCGTCATTTATCCTGGAGCGGCACTGGCAGGGCTATGATGTCGGCAAGAAAGAGAATAAAATGGGTTTGCGCGGCTCCGATACCGCCTTCCTTCATTTCACCGACCTTAAGATTCCCAAAGAGAACCAGCTGGGAAAACTGGGCGAAGGATTCAAACAGTTCATGATTACGCTTGACGGCGGAAGAATCTCTATCGCCGCCATGGCGTTAGGATTGGCGCAGGGAGCGCTCGACTGCGCTTTGAAATATGCTGTGGAACGCAAGCAGTTCGGGCAATCGATTGCCGAATTCCAGGCAGTTCAATGGATGCTGGCCGATATGGCGACCGAGATTGAAGCCGCCCGCTATTTGATATATGGCGCCGCCGCCAAGAAAGACGCCGGCCTGCAGCATACCCGCGATTCCGCCATGGCGAAACTGTATGCCGGTGAAGTCGGCACCCGGGTCGCGTCAAAGGCGATTCAGATTCTCGGCGGAATTGGTTACTATACCGGAAAATATCCGGCCGAGCGTATCTGGCGGGATGTCAAACTCTGCGAGATAGGGGAGGGGACTTCCGAAATCCAACGGCTGGTCATCGCCCGCGAACTGATAAAGTCGGTCCAGTAGATTCTTACTCTTACCGCGAACAAGTAATATCATCTTATTCGTGCCTGGCAGGTGTCCACATCTGCTGGTAAATCACTTTTAAAGTTGCGTCAGGTCTTGCCCCCGACTCCTGTCGGGGGTGTGACCTGACGCCCCTCTC includes:
- a CDS encoding acyl-CoA dehydrogenase family protein, with protein sequence MLLEKKHHEFREKMRAFALEKIAPYAAELDDKQEFISRHIKPMAEIGLFGMVVPEEYGGKPVDTICYSIAVEELSRVCGSTGITIAAHNSLGMYPIYRFGTDEQRKKYLPRGAAGEIIAFGLTEPEAGSDAGATKTTAVLKGDHWIMNGTKCFITSASHAFASIATARTSDEPGVKAISSFILERHWQGYDVGKKENKMGLRGSDTAFLHFTDLKIPKENQLGKLGEGFKQFMITLDGGRISIAAMALGLAQGALDCALKYAVERKQFGQSIAEFQAVQWMLADMATEIEAARYLIYGAAAKKDAGLQHTRDSAMAKLYAGEVGTRVASKAIQILGGIGYYTGKYPAERIWRDVKLCEIGEGTSEIQRLVIARELIKSVQ